Below is a genomic region from Armatimonadota bacterium.
GGCCGCTCCACAAACTTCCACTTGAGCCGGTTGAACAGCCAATAGCCGAACAAGAAAACGAAGAACGAACCAACACTATGAACCGCCAAGTATTTCCAAGGCATACCGGTTGGCATCCCCATCCCAGTGGCGGACATTGTAGGAACAGGCGCGACGAGGGCCTTGCGATATGCCACGCACTGAACCGCGACGGGGTTCAACATGTACAGCTTGAATAGAAGCCAGCCCGAATCGTAGTTCTTCTTCGAGTTCGCTACTTGCTCAACAAAGTAAACAATGGGGCACAGATACATGAGCAAGTACAGCCCGATTTGGACGATGTACTTCACATCCTCATAGAATGTATTCAGCGCGGAAACAACGAACGAGATTCCGGTGGCAAACAGAGTCGAAACAATCAGCAGGAACGGCAAGTAAACCGTTGTGGCTTGGAATGGGAAGACTCGAGGATCACGCAGATAGCCCAGAAACATGAGTCCAAACATGATCAAAAATCCAATGGCGAGGTGGATCATGTTGGCGATCACTGCCGCTAACGGCAAGATTTCGCGCGGGAAATAAATCTTCTTGATCAGACCATACTGGTTCAAAATCGACTGTGCGGAGTCCAGGACACTTGACTGAAAGAAGATGAACGGCAGATAAGCCGCGAGCATGTAAACGGTGAAACTGGGGACATCTTGCCGCAAGAAGTTGCTGAAGACAAAGCTCATCACCGCAACCTGTGCGAGCGGATTCAAGAACGACCACAGGACGCCGAGAGCGGAGTTTTTGTACCGAATTCTCAGTTCCCGTTGGACCATCACATAAAGGAGCTCGCGGTACCGCCACAGCTCGGCAAACTCTCTTCTCAACCTTCCACCTTCTTGATGTTCACAACGCGAACCCAGGCAAACTGGCCACTTTCCGGATCAGAGACGACCCGCTTTCCACCTGCACCGAGTCCATTCACTGCAAACTCTAACAACGAAGTCGGCGTCGATGTCATCAAAACTTTCATCGGCAGCCCGCGTTTTTTGGTGTCTAACAAAACAAGTGCCTTTCTCCCGATCATTCGAACCTCACAAACTGATACGTAAGTTCCGGGCGCCTTCGGGAGGGTTCCTGGCTCCTCCTCATCAACGAGAAAAAACGTCGGCGGAGTTTGGAGGGCGATGGCGAAAATTGCGGCGAGCATCAGCTAAGATAAGCCTCGAATGGAGAGCGTCCGGATTCTAGTCGTGGGAAGCATTGTACTCGACAGGGTGCTCCGAGTCGCCGAATTCCCCCGTCCTGGCGAGAGCATCCGGGGAGAAGTCGTCGGAGTGTTTCCTGGCGGAAAGGGTGCCAATCAAGCGGTTTGTACGGCCCGACTCGGGGCGATCACCTCCTTCTGCGGAGCGATTGGCCCAGACCCCGATGGCGCGGAGATGATTCTCAAGCTCCGATCAGAGCAGATTGATTGCACACTGGTTCACTCGATTGAGCACTCTGCGACTGGCACAGCGGGGATCACACTCAACGACTTGGGGCAAAACACAATCGTTGTAGCCCTTGGCGCGAACATGCTGTTCGAACCCGAGCAAGCACTTAAAGCTGCCCATCAGCAGTTGCACCATATTCTCCTTTTGCAAGGCGAGATCCCTTTGGAGGCCTCCCGCGCGGCGGCTGAGGCGTCGCAGGGGCATGTGATCTTCAACCCTGCGCCGGCGATTGCACCACCGCTCTCGATGTATCCGATGATCGACGTTCTCACCCCCAACGAGGTCGAAGCCGAGTATTTAGTGGGCTACCCAATTTACGACGAGAAAACCGCCGAGAAGGCGGCCAAAGAGCTTTTGGTAAGGGGTTGCAGGTCGGTTGTCATCACCTTGGGAGCTAAGGGAGCATACTTCCGCTCTGAGGACGACGAGGGCTTGATCCGGGCACCACTGGTTCCCGCGGTGGACACCGTCGGAGCTGGAGACTGTTTTAACGGTGCGCTAGCCTTCGCTCTGGCCCAAAAGCTTGAACTCCGCCAGGCAACCCGCTTCGCCGTCCACTGCGCCTCTCACAGCGTCCAGCACGTTGGCGCCCAAACCGGAATGCCCTACTTTGACGAACTCGACAAAGAAGTTCGGGAGCTGATTCCGGCATGAACCTTCTAGTCACCGGATTTGGCCCATTTCGGGACATCACGGATAACCCTTCTTCGAAGCTCGCAGAGGCGCTGCATGGCAACACCGAGTTGCTCCCCGTGCAATATGGCAAAGTAGAATCGTTTGCGATTTCGCTACGCTCGCGATCTGAAGATACGATTCTTTGCCTCGGACTCAACGCACGGGCGACTGATTTGAGATTTGAACTATACGCTCACAACCAAATTGGAGCCGAGCGTGGATTCGGCAGCCGCAGACACACTCGGACGGTCATCAAGCCGTCCGGCCCTCGAACTCTCGGACAAACCCTGTTGACGCCAAAACACCTCGGTGAGCTTGCTCTGGCGACCAGCTTTACACCTGGCGACTATTTGTGCAACTTCTTGCTCTATTCACTGCTGGTTCGGTATCCCGAGCGGAGAATCGGTTTCGTCCATGTCCCGTTGTTTGAAAAGGTGACGATGAGCGATCAGCTCGAACAGCTTAAGGGGCTGATTCAACTGGTCGGGTCGAGCTGAGCCAAGAGCGATCTCAACCAACTGACTCCCTCCCGAGTTGCCTCGACCCCTTGATCGCCACATTCCAGCTCCAGATCGATTGGCACGGGTCTTCGGTCAGGGCGGCTGAACAATGCCCGGAGAGTCTCCTGAATCGGTACGACTCCTTCTCCAAGAAACGCGCCTTGCAGCTTCTCACCCTCCGGGGTTTGGTAGCTGCCGCTGGGATCAGTGGCAAAATCTTTGACGTGAACCAGATCAGGAAACGGTAGTTCACACGCCGCGCGAACTGGATCGACCCCAGCAAGGAGCCAGTTTCCGATATCGAAGCAAATCCCCGTACCCGCACCTCGAGAGATCGTGAGGACTTCGGAAGGTGTGCCGAAGTGCACACCATGGTTCTCCAACGCAAGCACCCTGCCTTGTGGGTCGACTCCGCTGAGACCATTGATCGCGCGAAGGCGGCTCAATTCTTTCGTTTCTTCATCTGGATGAGCGGAGAACACCCGGACGATTCCCGATCCGAACTCGACCGCCAGGGCGACCCCTAGTTCAACCTTTTCTTTCTCCAGCTCCAGACGAGCAGCACCTTCATGGGAGAAATCATTAGTCACCGCCACGGCATGCAGATGCAACTCGCCGAGAGATTCCCGAAGCTTGTCTCGAAAAGACTCTATCTCCGGCAAGTGATCTCGCGAAACGCCTGGCGCATACAAGAACGCGTCGAGGATCTCAATACCGTCAGCCCCGCAGGAGCGAGCGAGATCGCAGAAACTCCCAATCGACATTTCTCCACCTCTCCAAGCAGACAGCACGGAGTACCAGGAGATGCCGATCGGAAGGCTAGCGCAGTCCAAGATGATTCATGAGCGGCGTGAAGCCCACGACGGAGCCGACGACGCCGAGGACGCACAATCCTAATGCTGCGATTTGAGCTCCCGAAAGCGAGATCGCCCTCGAGTCGCCTTCCGCCGGTGAGAAGATCGCTTTTAGGATTCCGAAGTAGTAAAAAGCTCCGAAGATGCTGTTGAGCACCATGACGACTGCAAGCCAGGTCATGTTCACTGAAACTGCATCGCGTAGGATGAGAACTTTGCCCAGGAAACCTGAAACTGGTCCAAGGCCGATCAGAGACAGGACAAACACAACCATCGAGTAGGCGAGAACTGGCGAGCGGCCAGACAACCCCCTCAAATCGTCAATTGTTTCGGCCTCGGACCCGTTCTTTGCCGATGCAAGAAGAACCACGAAGAAGCCTGCACTCGTAAGCACGTATCCGACCAAGAAGTAGAGTAAGGTGACGTGGGTGAGCTTATAGGAAGCCGCGACACTTGCCGCCGTCACCGCGACATATCCTGCGTTAGCAATCGACGAGTAAGCAAGAAGCCGTTTGATGTTCTTCTGCCTCATAGCCAGAACGTTGCCAACGATCATCGAAGCGACTGAGAGCGCCGCGAAAGTTGTCGCGACAAACTTTCCGGCAGTTCCAAACCCGTCAGCAAAGTTCCAGAGTGCGACGAAAGCGGCGACTTTACCTCCGGTTGCCATGAACGCGACAACGTTCGTTGGCGCACCTTCATACACATCTGGGGTCCATTGGTGGAACGGCACAAGACTACATTTGAACCCAAGACCTACGGTTATCAGGGCGAAGGACATCGCCAAAAGGACCCGATTTTCTGGATTACCGTGGCTCCAATAGGCGACCAACGTGGACGAGTCTAGTGACCCCGTTGCTCCGTAAAACATGGCGATGCCATAAAGAAGGAAGCCCGTAGCGAAGGCTCCCAGTAAGAAGTATTTCATTGCCGACTCCTCCGACTTTCGGGAAGTGCGGTGAAGTCCGGCAAGAACGTAGAGGCTTATTGAAAGGATCTCGATGCCCACGAACATGTTGAGAAGATGACGAGTGCCACAGACCAGCATTCCACCCGCAGTTGCCCAGGCAAGCAGCGGATAGAACTCCCCAAGCTTGATCCGCTTTTCTGAGAAGTATTGTGGGCTAACTAATGTGACAATCAGCGCCGCGAGAACCGTAAGAAGTTGGCCAATTGAACCTAGTCGATCCAAAACAAGAGTCTGATCAAATGTCGATCTGTCTGATCCACCAGCACCCAGGAGTACGGTCGCCGCGACGAGCAGACCTAGGGCAGTGACTTTTTGAGTCCATTGACGCTCGGAATTCCCAGTGAGCATATGAACGATCAACGCGATCATTCCTGTCACAGCGACAATTCCCAATGGAGCAACGACGGTCCAATCAATTACCGGTACGTAACCCATTAGTTCACACTTCCTGCGTTGAGGTACGGAAAGAAGTTCACACTTGTAATCGGAGTTGCTGTGGTCATTCGGGAAACTTCATGGGGGTCGACCGGATTCGTCTCCGGATTCCAGATCAAATAGCTTTTGGCGATATCGGAGACAACATCGATGTAGGTTTCCGGCCCTCCGATCAGAGTTATCGCTGGCGAAGACGTTCCAATCAGCTCGCGGTCGAGCTCAAGAAAATGGCCGCCATACTGCATCGGTGAAGTCACGTCTGGCTCAGCCCCAGCGACGATGTAGTTTAGCGGTCCGCTGACCTGGCGCATTTCATGGGAGCACTGGCTTACCAGTTCGGCAAGAACTCGGTCACCCTCGGCAGGATTTTCTTCTAACAGACCCACAACATCAATACCTTGCGAGATCGCTCGGCTCAACGGAGAGAGAATGCCTTGGTGGCGCGTTCCAGAAATGACGCAGGAATAGCCATCAAATTCGGCTGTAAGCAACTCGGGCGCCATGGTCATTTAGCACCTCCCGAAGCTTGACCATAGATACGCGCTGGATCAGGTTCGCGCCCACCGGCTGCCCAAGTCGTTCCGTAGTTTGGAGTCGTCATGCTTCCCGTCACGGCCACGGCGCGATCCATTCGGGAGAGCACGTAGGTTGGAAGGATTCCGCCGATGAGAATCGCAGCAGCAAAAACTCCGCCTAGGAGAAGTTCATTCATGCTAAGGTCCTTCGTCTCCTTCGGGTTTGCGGCTCCGTAGAACATTCGCTGGTAGGCGTACAGCATGTAGGAGGCAGAGAGAATCGCGCCGATTCCAGCAGCGACTGCGTAGCCCACGTTGAGGCCGAGCACGTTTGCGTAGCCCGACTCGAACGATCCCATAAGCGCCAGGATTTCGCCGACGAATCCGCTTGTGAGCGGAAGTCCCAGGTTCGCGAGCATCGCGATCATAAACATACTTGCAAACACGGGCATCGACCGCTTCAGACCGCCCAGCTCTTTGAACTCTCCACTAAAACCGCGTTCCATCAAAAACGACATCAGGACAAAAACCGCAGCCGAGGCGAGGCCATGATTGAACTGTTGGAAAGCCGCACCGACCATTCCGACGTGACTGAAGGAGAACAGCCCGATGAGAATGAAGCCAACGTGGCTGATTGTCGAAAATGCCATCACCCGGAAGACATTGCTCTGATTGATCGCGAGAATGCCACCGTAGATGATTCCGACGACACCAATGAACGTCACGATTGGCGCATTTGCTGCGGCCGCGTGGGGGAACAAGGGAAGACAGAATCGGAAGAGACCGTAGGTGCCAACCTTTAGCACAACACCGGCAACCGTCGCTCCAATCGGAGCAGACTCATAAGTCGAAGCCAACCAGCTGTGCCCAGGGACCGCCGGCGACTTGACCAGGAAGGCAATCAAGAATCCCCAAAATGCTAAGTTCTCAAGTCCTTCCTTCCCTGCCCAAAGTTTGCCTGAAGCCGCGAGTTTCTGAATTTCGATGATCGACATCGAACCGGTACTGGTGACTCTGGTGTACTCAAGGCCGATCACGATGATCGAAAGCAACATCAAGAGTGAGCCTCCGAACAACATGGCGAGGTACCTGGTGGCCGCCTTCGACCGATCTCCACGTCCCCAACCGAGAATCAGCATGGCCACGGGGACCAGGCTGAGTTCGAAGAAGATGTAGAAGAGGACCAAGTCCAATGCTGCGAAGACGCCAAGAAGCACTCCGCTCAGGATCAGAATCTGGCCAAAAAACTGCGAAACTCTCTCCTTAGGCTTTGAGATCAGAACTGCAACCAAGCCGAGGAACGCAGTGAGGACAAACATCCAGATCGAGATTCCGTCGAGGCCCAGCGAATAGTTAATGCCAAGTGAACGAATCCAAGGAGCATTCTCAGCAAACTGAAAACCGGTGGCGTCGCTTTTGAACTGAGCGAGCAAACCGACGCTCACTCCCAGAGTGAACAGCATCACGATGACGCTGGCAAACTTTGCGAACAAAGAAGTTGAATTTCCGCCGAGCAGAAGGACAACACCAACGATGATTGGCACCCAAATTTCTAGGCTGAGCATCACTTCACACCCCCGAAGCTCACGATCACGTAGAGGACGAGCGCAACGACTCCAATCAGCATCACCGAGGCATACATTCGCACCAGACCAGTCTGTACAGAATTGAAAATGCCTCCGAGCGACTTTGTTAGGTTGCCAGCACCCTCACCAATTCCTTCGATCACTCCGTGATCGAACCCAGAGTTAGCGGCCGCGGAGAACGCGGCGGAGTCAGTGGTTACACTGTTCACCATCAGCCGGTCGTATCCGAACTGATCGCGAGCACGAAGCCTAAACTTAGCCCAGAGCGATTCATCCCAGCCTTCTTTGGCGGGAAGCCCCTTGAAGTAGACCGCAAGTCCGGCAAGGATTCCAAGAGCGGCTGCGCCAATCGAGAGAGCCATCAGCGGAATTCCCTCGGGATGCGTAGGAGGCGGAACCTTTGCTCCAATCTGCGAGGCCATGATCCAGTGCTCAAACCGATCTCCTTGGGCAAGATAGAATCCACCAACTGCGCTGAGGAAAGCCAAGACAACCAAGGGAACCCACATTGAAACCGGAACCTCGTGTGGCTTGTGATCGGCGTTAAGATGATGGTGCCCGTCGTCCTCGCCATGATGAGGCTCGAGTTTGCGCCACTGTTCTGTGTTGCCAAAGAATGTCAGCCACATCATCCGGGTCATGTACATCGCTGTGAGCGCGGCGACGATTAAGCAAATCCAACCCGACCACTTCCCGACTTCAAGTGCACCCGTGAGCGCAAGATCGCCGGCGAGTGCCGATCCGATCACTTCTTCCTTGGAATAAAACCCTGATAGCCCCGGTACACCCGAGATCGCCAAGTAACCAACCATCATCGTCCCGAATGTGATCGGCAGGTACTTCGCCAGCTTCCCGTAGTTTCGCATATCCTGCTCGTGCGACATTGCGTGGATGACCGCTCCCGAACCGAGGAACAACAGAGCTTTGAAAAAGGCGTGAGTCGTCACGTGGAACATTCCAACCCAGTAGGCACCCGCTCCGCAGGCCACAAACATGAAGCCGAGCTGAGAGACCGTCGAGTAAGCCAAAACCTTTTTGATGTCAGTTTGACCGATGGCAATGATTGCCGCGAAAAGCGCAGTGAATGCTCCGACTGCGCAAACAACCGCCGAGGCGACGGGTGACGTCTCGAAAAGCATCGACATTCGGTTCATCAGAACAACACCCGACGTGACCATCGTCGCAGCGTGAATCAGAGCCGATACAGGCGTGGGACCCGCCATGGCGTCGGGAAGCCAAAGGTAAAGCGGGAACTGCGCAGACTTACCGCAAGCTCCGACAAACAGCAACAACGCCGCCACCGTCCCCATCGCTGGGTTCAAAGCCAGGATCTTTGGCAAGTGCTGGAAGATCACATCGTAGCTGAAAAGCCGCGTCTCACCCTGCATTGCTGGTGACGTAGCAACAAGCGTAGCAATGAGAAGCAGTCCGAGAGTGAGCCCCCAGTCGCCGATACGGTTGACGATAAACGCCTTGTTGGCCGCCTTGGCGTTCGCGATGTCCTCGTACCAAAACCCGATCAGCAGGTAAGAACAAAGGCCAACTCCTTCCCATCCGATGAACAGCATCAGAAGGTTGTTGCCAAGAACCAGGATCAGCATCGCCGCGATGAAGAGGTTCAAGTATGCGAAAAACCGAGCGAAATCCTTTTCCTCAGACATGTAGCCCGTGGCGTACAGATGGATCAAGGCGCCGATGCCTGTGATGATGAGCACCATCGTCATCGACAAGGTGTCTATCCGAAGCTCGAACGGAACCGAGAGGCCCTTGAGTTCTATCCAAGGAATGCTGGAAACAACCACGGCCTTGCTGGGATTGAGTGACTTGGTCACCATCACTCCGATCAAAAACGCTATCGCAACCGGAGCAACCGCGAGCAACCCAACAAGCTTCTTGCCAGCGACAGTTTTATCCAAGAAACGACCGCACAAGCCCTGGAACAAGAAGCCGAGAATCGGCAGCCCAAGAGTTAACCAAATAAGTGAGTTTCCTTCCAAATTCTTATCCCCTGTGCGTCATCCTTTGAGCAAGTTCAGTTCGTCAACGTCAATGTTCTCTTTCAGCCTGTAGATCGCCATGATGATGCCCAGCCCAACCGCGACTTCCGCCGCAGCAACCGCCATGATGAACACAACCATCATCTGTCCCGCAGCCCCTTGCGACTCGTTTCCGATTCCGGAGAAGCGGTAGCGGGCAAAGGCGATAAAAGCGAGATTGACTGCATTGAGCATCAGCTCAATGCACATAAAAATGACGATTGGGTTTCGTCGCAAAATGACTCCGACAACCCCTGTGGAAAACATAAAAAGACTCAGGCCGATAAAAGCCGCGAGAGGCACTCCGTTCATGACATTCTCCTTTTGGCTAGCAAGACCGAGCCGACCACGCCCAGCAAAAGCAGCACACTGACTGCTTCAAACGGCAAGACATAATCCGTAAACAGAACCTTTCCAATCACTTGGGGCGAACCAAATTCCTTCGTCGGGATCGGTGCCTTGAATTTCAGTAGCAGGGGAACTACTTGGCTTGCTAGTAGCGCTGCAAGACTAACACCGAAGGCAATTCCAACCGCTTTCTTCGGATCGCTCTTTTCCTCAAGGACATGCGAGGCTCCAAGGTTCAGCAACATGATTACGAACAGGAACAGCACCATGATCGCTCCGGTATAGACCACGATCTGGGTGATTCCAAGCATCTCAGCATTCAACGCGAAGTAGAGGAATCCAAGGATGAAGAACGTGAAGACCAGACACAGTGCTGATCGCACGGCATTCTTGAATGCCACGACTCCAACGGCGGATAGCGCCGCCATTCCGGCGAGCATTCCAAAAACAATCAATTCTGGGGTGATCGTCATGCTATCACCTCTTCAGGCTTCGACTCGACCAGATCAACCGTGCGCCGAGCGGGCTGATTGATCATATCCACCGATCGAGTGTCAAGATACTGAGTCGACTTCTTTGAACGAAGCAAAACGTAGACCGCAGCAGCAACAGCATACAGACCGAGAGTGAACATCCAGCCGGGCGCCGCACCGTAGATCTTGGTGATCATAATCCAAGCCGCCGTCACAATCAGGTTCCCGGTTGCGACCGGCAAAAGGAACTTCCAACCAAGATTCATAAGCTGGTCATAGCGGAACCGCGGATAGGTCGCGCGAACCCAAATGTAAAGCGTCAAACCGACGACTCCCTTTAGCATCATGATACTGAGACCGCCGAGGTAGGAATTCTCAATGCTGGTCATGAAGTCCATCCCAATCGCCTCCCAGCGAATTGGAAGGTGATAACCACCGAGGAAGACGGTCGAGAACACCATGGAGAACGTGAACATCGCCATATACTCCGCCATCATAAACAGCCCCCAGCGTTTGGTGCTGTACTCCGTATGGTATCCGGCGACGAGTTCATTTTCCGCTTCCGCAAGGTCAAACGGAGGTCGGTTCGTCTCTGCGAAGATACAAATGAGGAAGATGAATGCAGACACCAAGCCGAATGGGGTGAAGATGTTCCAGTTCGGCAAGAAGCCGATGAACCCGAGCAACGGGCCTTCCTGAGCGGCGACGATTTCGGTCATCTTGAGCGAGCCAGTGACCATCACCATCGAAGCGAGAGAGACTCCCATCGCAAGCTCGTAAGAAATCAGCTGAGCTGATGCTCGCAGGGCACCCAAAAGAGAATACTTGTTATTGGACGAGTATCCAGCCAGAACCAATCCGTAGGCTCCAAGCGAGGAGATCGCCATCACGTAGAGCAGACCAACATTGATGTCCGCAACTGGCGTGAAGCGCCGGTCGCCCGCCCAGGGAATCGTTCCGCCAAGAGTGAGAGCGACAAACAGAGCAATGAGCGGGCCAAGGATGAACAAAAACTTGTCCGTCTTGGTCGGCATGATGTCTTCTTTGGTGAACAGCTTGATACCGTCGGCAATCGACTGCGCTAGGCCAAACAGTTTGAATTTCTTCCCTTTCAGGAACGAAGGAATCAATTTGCTTGTTCTAGAAAAGGTGATGTTGCCAGTTCGATTTGGCCCGATGCGGTCTTGCATCCAGCTCAGCAACCGTCGCTCATACCAAATGATGAATGGAACCGGAGCGAAAACCGGAATAATGGCAAGGATGGCGCGCCCTAGTGCCGCTAGCACGTCTTGAAGGGTGGGGTCGAGGCTCCGTAACCAATCCATAAAGGCCAGTAGAAAATTTACCTGACTTCACCTTGCAGGTTTCTGGTTCTTCGCAACCAAACTCGCAGATTCCCAGTAAGATACTAATTGTGAAGAAATCGAGTGCCGTACCTGCGGCTCTCTGCGCTGCTGTCGGAGTCGCTATCCTTGAGGGATGCTCCGGTCCATCGTCGGTTCGCCGCTGTGTGGACCCCAAAACGGGTCAGATCCTGCCGGATTCGATGTGCTCCTCCCCCATCGCCGCGACTCCCTATCGAGGAGGACGATATGCACTTGTTCCTGATTCCAAGGGCGTCGACATCTGTTTCGACACGACGACAAACTTAGCTGTTGACCGGTCGTTCTGCCGATCCGGACACCGATATACTCCAGGATTCGTGTACATGGGTCTTGGCCATGCTCTCAGCCGACCGGGTTGGGGCTATGATGGTCAGGTGAGCAACGGCCGGTTGCGTGGCTACTCCTCCTCGCCACCATCAGGAGCTTCGGTTAGAACACCCAGCGGAACCACGATCACTCGCGGCGGATTCGGAAGTTCCGGTCGATCGTCGGGCAGCTTCTCAAGCTAATGAGAAGAGTTCAAATTCAGCCGCGTGAGAACTGGCAGGCCACGGTCGAAGCGCAAGGTCTGATATTCCATACCGAGGCAGACCGCCCCTACTGGTTCGAATCGGCTTGCTACGAGTTCACGGAGAGCGAAACCGACGGCTTAGAAATCGCCACCAACGAATTGCACAAGATGTGCATTCAGGCTGTCGAGCATGTCATTTCGCATCGTCGGTACGCTGAGTTTGGAATCCCCGCTCACGCGGTTCCCGCAATCGAGACGACCTGGGAAACCGATCCGCCCTCTCTCTACGGTAGATTCGACTTGGTTTATGACGGCAACTGGCCGCCAAAGATGCTCGAGTACAACGCGGACACGCCCACTTCCCTACTCGAGGCGGCGGTGATCCAGTGGAAGTGGCTCGAGGAAGTCTCCCCGAGTTCCGATCAGTTCAATTCGATTTGGGAAGGGCTCGTCGATGAATGGGCATGGATGAAGGAGAATCGCAAGCTCAACGGAGTCCTGGTTCACTTCGGCCATTGCGGCACGATTGAAGACGAGATGACGGTCGCCGTTCTGCGCGATACCGCGCAAGAAGCTGGAATCCCTGGCAAAGCCCTTTTGATGGAAGAACTCGGCTTCGATAACCGCCGAGGACGGTTCATCGACCTCGAAAACATCGACATCCATACCATCTTCAAGCTCTACCCCTGGGAGTGGATGATGAACGAGAGTTTCGCCCAGCAGTGCCTACAAACGATGGATCGAACCCAATGGATCGAGCCCATCTGGAAGATGATCTTATCGAACAAGGCGCTCCTTGCGATTCTTTGGGAGCTTTATCCGGGTTCGCCGTATCTCGTTCCAGCGTTTTTGGATTCGCCCCGGTCTCTGTCGCAGTGGGTGAAGAAGCCGCTGTTGGGCCGCGAAGGGGCGAACGTGACGATCAGCGGATTGGAGTCATCTGAGGGCGAATACGGAACTGGCGGCTTCGTGTATCAGGAGTACGTTCCCTTGCCCACGTTCGATGGCGCGCACCCGGTGATAGGGAGTTGGGTGGTTGGGACCGAGTCGCGGGGCATCGGCATTCGCGAGACGGACAATCTGATCACTGACAATCTTGCTAGGTTTGTGCCTCATCGAATTGCTAGCTAGCATTCTTAACGTCATTTTCACTGAAAATCGCGAAAAAGCTGATAGATTAAATTAGGTTTAGCAGATTGCAAACCTGGGACTTCTTATGAAATTTCGATCGCTTGCCGCTTCGGCACTTATTGGCTTGCCATTCATCGTGAACGCTCAGGCGTTCTCCGACGACTTCTCTTCGGCTGCCCAGCTGAGTTACTACGGCCCGGACCGATCTGCCCCGCAATCGGCAGTCA
It encodes:
- a CDS encoding ABC transporter permease; this encodes MRREFAELWRYRELLYVMVQRELRIRYKNSALGVLWSFLNPLAQVAVMSFVFSNFLRQDVPSFTVYMLAAYLPFIFFQSSVLDSAQSILNQYGLIKKIYFPREILPLAAVIANMIHLAIGFLIMFGLMFLGYLRDPRVFPFQATTVYLPFLLIVSTLFATGISFVVSALNTFYEDVKYIVQIGLYLLMYLCPIVYFVEQVANSKKNYDSGWLLFKLYMLNPVAVQCVAYRKALVAPVPTMSATGMGMPTGMPWKYLAVHSVGSFFVFLFGYWLFNRLKWKFVERP
- the rbsK gene encoding ribokinase — protein: MESVRILVVGSIVLDRVLRVAEFPRPGESIRGEVVGVFPGGKGANQAVCTARLGAITSFCGAIGPDPDGAEMILKLRSEQIDCTLVHSIEHSATGTAGITLNDLGQNTIVVALGANMLFEPEQALKAAHQQLHHILLLQGEIPLEASRAAAEASQGHVIFNPAPAIAPPLSMYPMIDVLTPNEVEAEYLVGYPIYDEKTAEKAAKELLVRGCRSVVITLGAKGAYFRSEDDEGLIRAPLVPAVDTVGAGDCFNGALAFALAQKLELRQATRFAVHCASHSVQHVGAQTGMPYFDELDKEVRELIPA
- a CDS encoding sugar phosphate isomerase/epimerase family protein — translated: MSIGSFCDLARSCGADGIEILDAFLYAPGVSRDHLPEIESFRDKLRESLGELHLHAVAVTNDFSHEGAARLELEKEKVELGVALAVEFGSGIVRVFSAHPDEETKELSRLRAINGLSGVDPQGRVLALENHGVHFGTPSEVLTISRGAGTGICFDIGNWLLAGVDPVRAACELPFPDLVHVKDFATDPSGSYQTPEGEKLQGAFLGEGVVPIQETLRALFSRPDRRPVPIDLELECGDQGVEATREGVSWLRSLLAQLDPTS
- a CDS encoding NADH-quinone oxidoreductase subunit N — its product is MGYVPVIDWTVVAPLGIVAVTGMIALIVHMLTGNSERQWTQKVTALGLLVAATVLLGAGGSDRSTFDQTLVLDRLGSIGQLLTVLAALIVTLVSPQYFSEKRIKLGEFYPLLAWATAGGMLVCGTRHLLNMFVGIEILSISLYVLAGLHRTSRKSEESAMKYFLLGAFATGFLLYGIAMFYGATGSLDSSTLVAYWSHGNPENRVLLAMSFALITVGLGFKCSLVPFHQWTPDVYEGAPTNVVAFMATGGKVAAFVALWNFADGFGTAGKFVATTFAALSVASMIVGNVLAMRQKNIKRLLAYSSIANAGYVAVTAASVAASYKLTHVTLLYFLVGYVLTSAGFFVVLLASAKNGSEAETIDDLRGLSGRSPVLAYSMVVFVLSLIGLGPVSGFLGKVLILRDAVSVNMTWLAVVMVLNSIFGAFYYFGILKAIFSPAEGDSRAISLSGAQIAALGLCVLGVVGSVVGFTPLMNHLGLR
- a CDS encoding NADH-quinone oxidoreductase subunit M gives rise to the protein MLSLEIWVPIIVGVVLLLGGNSTSLFAKFASVIVMLFTLGVSVGLLAQFKSDATGFQFAENAPWIRSLGINYSLGLDGISIWMFVLTAFLGLVAVLISKPKERVSQFFGQILILSGVLLGVFAALDLVLFYIFFELSLVPVAMLILGWGRGDRSKAATRYLAMLFGGSLLMLLSIIVIGLEYTRVTSTGSMSIIEIQKLAASGKLWAGKEGLENLAFWGFLIAFLVKSPAVPGHSWLASTYESAPIGATVAGVVLKVGTYGLFRFCLPLFPHAAAANAPIVTFIGVVGIIYGGILAINQSNVFRVMAFSTISHVGFILIGLFSFSHVGMVGAAFQQFNHGLASAAVFVLMSFLMERGFSGEFKELGGLKRSMPVFASMFMIAMLANLGLPLTSGFVGEILALMGSFESGYANVLGLNVGYAVAAGIGAILSASYMLYAYQRMFYGAANPKETKDLSMNELLLGGVFAAAILIGGILPTYVLSRMDRAVAVTGSMTTPNYGTTWAAGGREPDPARIYGQASGGAK
- the nuoL gene encoding NADH-quinone oxidoreductase subunit L, which translates into the protein MEGNSLIWLTLGLPILGFLFQGLCGRFLDKTVAGKKLVGLLAVAPVAIAFLIGVMVTKSLNPSKAVVVSSIPWIELKGLSVPFELRIDTLSMTMVLIITGIGALIHLYATGYMSEEKDFARFFAYLNLFIAAMLILVLGNNLLMLFIGWEGVGLCSYLLIGFWYEDIANAKAANKAFIVNRIGDWGLTLGLLLIATLVATSPAMQGETRLFSYDVIFQHLPKILALNPAMGTVAALLLFVGACGKSAQFPLYLWLPDAMAGPTPVSALIHAATMVTSGVVLMNRMSMLFETSPVASAVVCAVGAFTALFAAIIAIGQTDIKKVLAYSTVSQLGFMFVACGAGAYWVGMFHVTTHAFFKALLFLGSGAVIHAMSHEQDMRNYGKLAKYLPITFGTMMVGYLAISGVPGLSGFYSKEEVIGSALAGDLALTGALEVGKWSGWICLIVAALTAMYMTRMMWLTFFGNTEQWRKLEPHHGEDDGHHHLNADHKPHEVPVSMWVPLVVLAFLSAVGGFYLAQGDRFEHWIMASQIGAKVPPPTHPEGIPLMALSIGAAALGILAGLAVYFKGLPAKEGWDESLWAKFRLRARDQFGYDRLMVNSVTTDSAAFSAAANSGFDHGVIEGIGEGAGNLTKSLGGIFNSVQTGLVRMYASVMLIGVVALVLYVIVSFGGVK